The following proteins come from a genomic window of Megalobrama amblycephala isolate DHTTF-2021 linkage group LG1, ASM1881202v1, whole genome shotgun sequence:
- the LOC125265739 gene encoding uncharacterized protein LOC125265739, which yields MEQLHTSLVLFLLFCSPWVSDGKTFLTYLGTQCIEDCKSNWGEYKCKTIDDGKCQEMYCSPQENMDYRGKQCRADSMCGKHGGDYYWCRISTLDWGYCGLIMDVKNYYGSTTGALCYDHCDRREQDYYWCNTAQGWDYCSPSENTDYKNKQCKEDSPCEKQGENYYWCWLKEGSWGYCGLVEPKMLIHRSMYHYICIDECQYYESKDYYWCHTAKGWDYCSPNIDVTYKGKPCRSDHTCGLHGYSYNWCWTSESKYDYCGLIESTGECSYISSQHRKRRAPNNNKILICKKDDKGTNTRTTFTAVPTLDDIADGSRWRNEAENLISRWNNQYLVDQSRSNLIRSDNLRIDMQGTFNRNNQRYYNLQIQVNENRRSGQSTTVSQIIVPRGIPDRYIRRAFVESFERRARVFIEISSINQC from the coding sequence ATGGAACAACTACACACCTCTCTTGTTTTGTTCCTTCTCTTCTGTTCACCATGGGTGAGTGACGGGAAGACTTTCTTGACTTATCTTGGGACACAGTGTATAGAAGACTGCAAGTCCAACTGGGGCGAGTACAAGTGCAAGACTATTGATGATGGAAAATGCCAAGAAATGTACTGTTCACCTCAGGAAAACATGGACTACAGGGGCAAGCAGTGCAGAGCTGATAGTATGTGTGGGAAGCATGGAGGAGACTACTATTGGTGCAGAATTAGTACCCTGGACTGGGGATACTGTGGGCTCATCATGGACGTCAAGAACTACTATGGATCTACGACAGGTGCACTGTGTTATGATCACTGTGACCGAAGAGAACAAGACTACTATTGGTGCAATACTGCACAGGGATGGGATTACTGCTCGCCATCTGAAAACACAGATTACAAGAACAAGCAGTGTAAAGAAGACAGTCCATGTGAGAAGCAGGGTGAGAACTACTACTGGTGCTGGCTGAAGGAGGGAAGCTGGGGTTACTGTGGACTCGTGGAaccaaagatgttgatccaccGGTCTATGTATCATTATATCTGCATTGACGAGTGCCAGTATTATGAGAGTAAAGATTACTACTGGTGCCACACTGCCAAAGGCTGGGACTACTGCTCTCCAAATATAGATGTAACCTATAAAGGCAAACCATGTCGCTCAGACCATACCTGTGGCTTACATGGCTATAGTTACAACTGGTGCTGGACCTCAGAGTCAAAATATGATTACTGTGGGCTCATTGAATCCACTGGAGAGTGTTCTTACATCAGTTCTCAACATCGCAAAAGGAGAGCCCCtaacaataacaaaatattGATATGCAAAAAGGACGACAAAGGCACCAACACAAGAACCACCTTCACTGCTGTGCCAACTCTTGATGACATCGCTGATGGCAGTCGATGGAGAAATGAGGCTGAAAACTTAATCAGCCGTTGGAACAATCAGTACCTGGTGGACCAATCCCGCTCAAATCTGATCCGATCTGATAATCTCCGTATCGACATGCAGGGCACCTTCAACCGCAACAATCAGCGCTACTACAACCTGCAGATCCAGGTGAATGAGAATCGGAGGTCTGGTCAAAGCACCACCGTGTCTCAGATCATTGTGCCTCGGGGAATCCCAGACCGCTACATCCGCAGAGCCTTTGTGGAGAGCTTTGAGCGCCGAGCTCGGGTTTTTATTGAAATTTCAAGTATAAATCAGTGTTAG